A genomic segment from Roseibium algicola encodes:
- the cysD gene encoding sulfate adenylyltransferase subunit CysD — protein MNMQSHGISPERLSNLKRLEAESIHIIREVAAEFSNPVMLYSIGKDSGVMLHLAMKAFYPSKPPFPLLHVDTTWKFRDMITFRDETAARLGMDLIVHTNPEGLEKNIGPFSHGSSVHTHIMKTEALKQALNKYGFDAAFGGARRDEEKSRAKERVFSFRNSNHGWDPKNQRPELWNLYNARVAKGESIRAFPLSNWTELDIWQYILTEDIPMVPLYFAAKRPVVNRDGMLIMVDDDRMKLQPGEEIEEKMVRFRTLGCYPLTGAIESDADTLPAIVREMLIARTSERQGRLIDKDESASMEKKKREGYF, from the coding sequence ATGAACATGCAATCTCACGGGATCTCGCCCGAGCGCCTCAGCAATCTGAAGCGGCTGGAAGCAGAAAGCATCCACATCATCCGCGAAGTCGCGGCCGAATTCTCCAATCCGGTGATGCTCTATTCCATCGGCAAGGACTCCGGCGTCATGCTGCACCTGGCGATGAAGGCGTTCTATCCGTCCAAGCCGCCGTTTCCGTTGCTGCATGTGGATACGACCTGGAAATTCCGGGACATGATCACCTTCCGTGACGAGACCGCCGCGCGTCTCGGCATGGACCTGATCGTCCATACCAACCCGGAAGGGCTTGAAAAGAATATCGGCCCGTTTTCCCACGGCTCCTCGGTTCATACGCACATCATGAAGACGGAGGCGTTGAAACAGGCGCTGAACAAATACGGCTTCGATGCCGCCTTCGGCGGCGCGCGCCGGGACGAGGAAAAGTCGCGCGCCAAGGAGCGCGTCTTCTCCTTCCGCAATTCCAATCACGGCTGGGACCCGAAGAACCAGCGGCCGGAACTGTGGAACCTCTACAATGCCCGTGTGGCAAAGGGCGAGAGCATCCGTGCGTTTCCGCTGTCCAACTGGACCGAGCTGGATATCTGGCAGTACATCCTGACGGAAGACATCCCGATGGTGCCGCTCTACTTCGCAGCAAAGCGCCCGGTCGTGAACCGCGACGGCATGCTGATCATGGTCGACGACGACCGCATGAAACTGCAGCCCGGCGAAGAGATCGAGGAAAAGATGGTCCGCTTCCGCACGCTCGGCTGCTACCCGCTGACCGGCGCCATTGAATCGGATGCCGATACGCTGCCCGCCATTGTCCGCGAAATGCTGATTGCCCGCACATCCGAACGCCAGGGCCGCCTCATCGACAAGGATGAAAGTGCGTCGATGGAGAAGAAGAAGCGGGAAGGATATTTCTAA
- the cysQ gene encoding 3'(2'),5'-bisphosphate nucleotidase CysQ: MTEDQISFLNLLALRAGEEILKIYAEPFEVENKVDGSPVTKADAAAEEIILAGLAEKFPDIPVVAEEAVEAGKLPAAGARYFLVDPLDGTKEFLKKNGEFTVNIALIEDGRPVFGVVSAPALEEIYWGGEFRENGKTETRAFKGTIANGGISDVAPISVRTPPVDGISVLASRSHLSEETSALISRLSVAEQLNVGSSLKLCWVAAGRADFYPRLAPTMQWDIAAGDAVVRAAGGAVVLASTGEDFVYRVPENARKDDLRNPFFLAAGCRNLLRDVAPAA; the protein is encoded by the coding sequence ATGACTGAAGACCAGATATCTTTCTTGAACCTGCTGGCCCTGAGGGCCGGAGAGGAAATCCTCAAAATCTACGCGGAACCTTTCGAGGTCGAGAACAAGGTCGACGGGTCTCCGGTGACCAAGGCCGACGCGGCAGCCGAGGAAATCATTCTCGCGGGCCTTGCGGAAAAGTTCCCCGACATTCCGGTGGTGGCCGAAGAAGCGGTCGAAGCCGGCAAGCTGCCTGCGGCAGGTGCGCGGTACTTCCTGGTCGACCCGCTCGACGGAACTAAGGAATTCCTGAAGAAGAACGGCGAGTTCACCGTCAACATCGCCCTGATCGAGGATGGCCGCCCGGTGTTCGGCGTGGTTTCCGCGCCAGCCCTCGAAGAGATCTATTGGGGTGGGGAATTCCGGGAAAACGGCAAAACCGAAACCAGGGCCTTCAAGGGAACCATCGCGAACGGCGGCATCAGCGATGTTGCGCCCATCTCCGTTCGCACGCCGCCGGTGGATGGTATCAGCGTGCTCGCCAGCCGCTCTCATCTTTCGGAAGAAACCTCTGCCCTGATTTCACGGCTGAGTGTCGCCGAGCAGCTTAACGTCGGCTCGTCGCTGAAGCTGTGCTGGGTGGCCGCCGGCCGGGCCGATTTCTATCCCCGTCTTGCACCCACGATGCAATGGGACATTGCCGCCGGTGATGCAGTTGTACGCGCCGCCGGCGGGGCGGTCGTTCTGGCTTCAACCGGTGAGGACTTTGTCTACCGGGTGCCGGAAAACGCCCGCAAGGACGACCTGCGGAACCCGTTTTTTCTGGCAGCCGGGTGCAGGAACCTCCTGCGGGATGTCGCGCCCGCTGCCTGA
- a CDS encoding PilZ domain-containing protein has translation MSDAKPFPHAPADESASEQMPRERRARVFKKGKMVFQNGLRSIPCMVRNISEGGALLEFEQAYMLPKEFDLHIDLEDYEVTCERRWEEGLRCGVQFIGEKRHVAAQRAQVLKSSEEALRSELDERRDSPDNFFQRRHQDEPHADERTSVRRNRQDASAGAGKPTFGKRR, from the coding sequence ATGTCGGACGCCAAACCATTTCCGCACGCACCCGCGGATGAGAGCGCCAGCGAACAGATGCCGCGGGAGCGGCGGGCACGCGTGTTCAAGAAAGGCAAGATGGTCTTTCAAAACGGACTGAGATCCATTCCCTGCATGGTGCGCAACATCTCCGAAGGCGGCGCTTTGCTGGAATTCGAGCAGGCCTACATGCTGCCCAAGGAATTCGACCTTCATATCGACCTGGAAGACTATGAAGTCACCTGCGAACGCCGCTGGGAGGAAGGCCTTCGCTGCGGCGTCCAGTTCATCGGCGAGAAACGGCATGTTGCCGCGCAGCGCGCGCAGGTGCTGAAAAGCTCCGAAGAAGCTCTGAGAAGCGAACTCGACGAGCGCCGCGACAGCCCGGACAACTTTTTCCAGCGCCGCCACCAGGACGAACCGCATGCCGACGAGCGCACCTCCGTGCGCCGCAACCGGCAGGACGCAAGTGCCGGCGCCGGCAAGCCGACCTTCGGCAAGAGGCGTTGA
- a CDS encoding DUF1993 domain-containing protein produces the protein MATTLYDMSVPTFLQTARAVSGFLQKAAIHCQQTGTDPDDFATARLYPDMAQFWFQIECVDNFSVWGLEAMRTGAFTPPPLVGPAPYAALQDRIAQTVTRLEAYTPAEVNDWSGRPLDLDLVHISPAPMPLTSETFLLSFLLPNFHFHAVTAYDILRTRGVPIGKRDYEGQLRTRPD, from the coding sequence GTGGCGACCACCCTCTACGACATGAGCGTGCCAACCTTCCTGCAAACGGCACGCGCCGTCAGCGGGTTTCTTCAAAAGGCGGCAATCCATTGCCAGCAGACAGGCACCGATCCGGACGACTTCGCGACCGCGCGGCTTTATCCGGACATGGCTCAGTTCTGGTTTCAGATCGAGTGCGTCGACAATTTTTCCGTCTGGGGCCTGGAAGCAATGAGAACGGGTGCCTTCACCCCGCCGCCGCTTGTCGGACCAGCCCCATATGCGGCTCTGCAGGACCGGATCGCGCAGACAGTGACACGCTTGGAGGCCTATACGCCTGCCGAGGTAAACGACTGGTCGGGCCGGCCTCTCGACCTTGATCTGGTTCACATCAGCCCCGCGCCGATGCCCCTGACATCGGAGACCTTTCTCCTGTCCTTCCTGCTGCCGAACTTTCATTTCCACGCTGTCACCGCCTACGACATCCTGCGCACGCGCGGCGTGCCGATCGGCAAGCGCGACTATGAAGGCCAGTTGCGGACGAGGCCGGACTGA
- a CDS encoding glutathione S-transferase family protein, producing the protein MMTLYHSPNSRSSAIVTLIEELGADVEVKEVTVRRQDGSGGPDASNPHPEKKVPYLVDGAEGIRERGAIMLYLTDKFPEAGLGPIEGQPGRGEYLSWLFYYQGVMEPVIILKFAQFTHPAVEASLRDFDTMVARLAETLEKQPYLLGETYSAVDLLCSGPFLWLPDMLPDNEAIRDWVKRCSERPATVRTLERERQAA; encoded by the coding sequence ATGATGACGCTTTACCATTCTCCCAACAGCCGGTCTTCGGCGATCGTGACCCTGATCGAAGAGCTGGGAGCCGACGTCGAGGTGAAGGAAGTGACGGTTCGCCGGCAGGATGGCTCGGGCGGGCCGGATGCATCCAACCCGCATCCGGAAAAGAAGGTGCCCTACCTGGTGGATGGTGCCGAGGGGATCCGCGAGCGCGGCGCGATCATGCTTTATCTTACCGACAAGTTTCCCGAAGCCGGGCTTGGGCCGATCGAAGGCCAGCCGGGGCGCGGAGAGTATCTGTCCTGGCTGTTCTACTATCAGGGCGTGATGGAGCCGGTCATCATCCTGAAATTCGCCCAGTTTACGCATCCGGCCGTGGAGGCGAGCCTGCGCGATTTCGACACGATGGTCGCGCGGCTGGCGGAAACGCTGGAAAAGCAGCCTTACCTGCTGGGCGAAACCTATTCCGCCGTCGACCTGTTGTGCAGCGGTCCGTTCCTGTGGCTGCCCGACATGTTGCCGGACAACGAGGCGATCCGTGACTGGGTGAAGCGGTGCAGCGAACGCCCGGCCACCGTGCGGACGCTGGAGCGTGAACGCCAGGCGGCCTGA
- a CDS encoding helix-turn-helix transcriptional regulator, translating to MDTLRRLPQPVTAARLSEETGVSLRQLYRDIATLRAGGALIDGAAGVGYTLTEDPVLPPQSFSRLEIEALMLAQSGLDQIGDETLKKAGRNAMARIIATLPDRQARQAMHTVMRSWRQPDKRPPVTVDLDLLREACWEEFSVIITYRDLQERTTTREIWPMGLSYSETSLLLLAHCRLRQDYRHFHVSRIASLAPGTESFRPNRVALLRDYIQQRGYDRNRSPQRGEVG from the coding sequence ATGGATACCCTCAGGCGCCTACCTCAACCGGTCACCGCCGCGCGCCTTTCCGAAGAGACCGGCGTATCCCTGCGCCAGCTCTACCGCGACATCGCCACCTTGCGTGCGGGCGGCGCCTTGATCGACGGGGCCGCGGGCGTCGGCTACACCTTGACGGAAGATCCCGTGCTGCCGCCGCAGAGTTTCTCCCGGCTGGAAATCGAGGCGCTGATGCTGGCGCAAAGCGGGCTGGACCAGATCGGCGACGAGACACTGAAAAAGGCCGGCCGCAACGCCATGGCCCGCATCATCGCCACCCTGCCCGACCGGCAGGCGCGCCAGGCCATGCACACGGTGATGCGCAGCTGGCGGCAACCGGACAAGCGCCCGCCGGTGACGGTGGATCTTGACCTGTTGCGCGAGGCCTGCTGGGAGGAGTTCAGCGTGATCATCACCTATCGCGACCTGCAGGAGCGGACGACCACAAGGGAAATCTGGCCGATGGGTCTTTCCTACAGCGAAACCTCGCTGCTGCTGCTCGCCCATTGCCGCCTCCGGCAAGACTACCGCCACTTCCACGTCAGCCGGATCGCCTCACTGGCGCCCGGCACCGAAAGCTTCCGCCCCAACCGGGTGGCCCTGCTCCGCGACTACATCCAGCAACGGGGATATGACCGGAACAGGTCACCTCAGCGCGGTGAAGTTGGGTAA
- a CDS encoding SMI1/KNR4 family protein has translation MEYYACKVPRSASRWHPWDWECFQKPDADDWKTITMSLSIEEVDKIFSELNQFRVPDDHRGNAQKNEFWKIEEAELADAEKRMGIMIPHELRRFYAKVGSGHLVRSRKGVLQTDYLNIFVDLRRLSELWLREDVSFQYDAELVADGELPFFDMGSYSYFVLRPHSANPNAVYAPYDKKPVSNSFNEFVLQLYQDTTFYLDHVGDYEV, from the coding sequence GTGGAATATTACGCCTGCAAGGTTCCCAGATCAGCATCAAGGTGGCATCCATGGGACTGGGAGTGCTTTCAAAAACCTGATGCAGATGATTGGAAGACCATAACGATGTCGTTAAGTATCGAGGAAGTCGACAAAATTTTCTCTGAACTAAATCAGTTTCGAGTACCGGATGACCATCGTGGCAACGCCCAAAAAAATGAATTCTGGAAGATAGAAGAAGCTGAACTTGCAGATGCTGAAAAACGCATGGGGATCATGATACCGCATGAACTCAGACGTTTTTATGCCAAAGTTGGGAGTGGCCATCTGGTACGAAGTCGCAAAGGGGTCCTACAGACCGACTATCTGAATATATTTGTGGACTTGCGACGCCTGAGTGAACTCTGGCTCCGTGAAGACGTGAGCTTTCAATACGATGCTGAGCTTGTCGCCGACGGAGAACTCCCTTTCTTTGATATGGGGAGTTACAGCTATTTTGTCCTTAGACCACATTCAGCTAACCCTAACGCGGTCTATGCCCCATATGACAAAAAACCCGTTTCAAACTCATTCAACGAGTTTGTTTTGCAACTTTACCAGGACACAACATTCTATCTTGACCATGTGGGCGACTACGAAGTCTGA
- a CDS encoding hemagglutinin repeat-containing protein — translation MEADSADLDIGRNLTIESRLDTAEGSNQSSGYSAGVSVGIGLGADGAGPTFGASASVNGAKGSNSSAWVNAPSGIVTDNALNADVGETTSITGGVIASRSGDLTLETERLETADIDLHRKGRQVSGSVGVSIGSNPEGKSKPGITVEGAYSNSETECV, via the coding sequence ATTGAAGCCGACAGTGCCGATCTCGACATCGGCCGCAACCTCACGATAGAAAGCCGGCTGGACACGGCCGAAGGCTCCAACCAGAGCAGCGGCTACAGCGCCGGGGTTTCCGTTGGCATCGGGCTGGGGGCAGACGGCGCCGGGCCCACCTTCGGCGCCTCTGCCAGCGTCAACGGGGCCAAGGGCTCCAACAGCTCGGCCTGGGTGAACGCCCCCTCCGGCATCGTCACCGACAACGCGCTCAATGCCGATGTCGGCGAAACGACCTCCATCACCGGCGGGGTGATCGCCTCGCGCTCCGGCGACCTGACCCTTGAAACCGAACGTCTGGAAACGGCGGATATCGACCTTCACCGCAAGGGCCGGCAGGTTTCCGGCTCGGTCGGCGTCAGCATAGGTTCCAATCCGGAAGGCAAGTCCAAACCGGGCATCACGGTGGAAGGGGCCTATTCCAACTCCGAGACCGAGTGTGTTTGA
- a CDS encoding imm11 family protein codes for MKYYLLRDDMWLDESADRWIFDRLKYETDKGNLEFVDPPLEYMEPCTYPIDLHRAGRETDFSFTMDSGNIPILSKKAKSALDGLPEVDEPYHNVVLEPVKIENKQVDQDYFVMIIETQIDSVDEERSEFQKYEENDPVRPDKAGQYRAFFNLVIDPSKTGDHHIFRLKKHLGSIIVSEEVKRRFEGSGVTGAVFESVNGDQKTIA; via the coding sequence ATGAAATACTATTTGCTTAGAGATGATATGTGGCTTGATGAAAGTGCTGACCGTTGGATTTTTGATCGATTAAAGTATGAAACAGATAAGGGGAACCTCGAATTCGTAGACCCTCCCCTGGAGTACATGGAGCCCTGCACTTACCCAATCGACTTGCATCGAGCTGGGAGGGAGACAGACTTTAGTTTTACAATGGACTCTGGAAATATCCCAATTCTTAGTAAAAAAGCTAAATCTGCTCTAGATGGACTGCCAGAAGTCGATGAACCTTATCACAACGTAGTTCTAGAACCAGTTAAGATCGAAAACAAACAGGTAGATCAAGATTATTTTGTGATGATTATCGAAACGCAGATTGATAGCGTAGACGAAGAACGATCCGAGTTTCAGAAGTATGAAGAAAACGATCCTGTTCGGCCAGACAAGGCGGGGCAGTACCGCGCATTTTTCAATTTGGTGATAGATCCGTCGAAGACCGGAGATCATCATATTTTCCGCCTCAAAAAACACCTCGGCTCCATTATCGTGAGCGAGGAGGTTAAAAGGCGTTTTGAAGGTTCTGGTGTGACGGGTGCTGTGTTTGAATCTGTAAACGGAGATCAAAAAACCATTGCGTAA
- a CDS encoding AHH domain-containing protein — protein MYRDTNGGYFTLEGGRVRTFAPTDYNSVPIHHVCTNKCDIGTGKTPAWTPRFKKIFDNAGLNIDSEINKIAIPGHRGPHPQAYHQYVYGSLNDAVLGLTQSSPNYTMEIKNTLSRIKSEAITPGSQVNRWLTGQ, from the coding sequence ATTTATCGCGACACAAATGGCGGTTATTTCACGCTCGAAGGAGGCCGGGTCCGCACGTTTGCCCCAACTGACTACAATTCAGTTCCAATTCATCATGTTTGTACCAATAAATGTGACATAGGTACCGGTAAAACGCCCGCTTGGACTCCTCGGTTTAAGAAAATTTTCGACAACGCAGGGCTGAATATTGATAGTGAAATCAATAAAATTGCTATTCCTGGACATCGAGGGCCGCACCCACAGGCGTATCATCAGTATGTTTATGGAAGTTTGAATGACGCTGTACTTGGACTTACACAGAGTAGTCCGAATTATACTATGGAAATTAAGAATACGCTGAGCCGAATCAAGTCTGAAGCCATAACTCCAGGAAGCCAAGTTAACCGTTGGCTCACAGGACAATGA
- a CDS encoding SMI1/KNR4 family protein has translation MVEQLLDISLGKLGAMMTSITELEKLIAEYSGNGVEFGTASSDLSPTDERVAETENKIGCKLPPSYLWFVKNYGGGHVYGEEIFAIYPVLSDLSVGDIAYQTKSEREQGFVRDSAVVVCSNDFGETFYFDTSTQDDDGEYPVFVKAGANEKRYADSFAGFLYKRIENPEG, from the coding sequence ATGGTCGAGCAATTATTGGATATATCGCTCGGCAAACTGGGGGCAATGATGACGTCTATAACTGAGTTAGAAAAACTAATTGCCGAATACTCTGGCAATGGCGTTGAGTTCGGCACGGCGAGCAGCGATCTTTCTCCAACAGATGAAAGAGTTGCAGAAACTGAAAACAAGATTGGCTGTAAGCTGCCCCCTAGCTATCTCTGGTTTGTCAAGAACTACGGCGGAGGTCACGTTTATGGCGAAGAGATATTCGCAATATATCCCGTTCTATCCGACCTGTCAGTTGGCGACATTGCTTATCAAACAAAGAGTGAAAGAGAGCAGGGCTTTGTAAGGGATTCCGCTGTGGTTGTTTGCTCTAATGATTTCGGTGAAACTTTCTATTTTGACACATCGACCCAAGATGATGACGGAGAGTATCCAGTCTTTGTGAAAGCTGGCGCAAATGAAAAAAGATACGCGGACAGCTTTGCAGGGTTCTTATACAAGCGGATAGAAAATCCTGAGGGGTAG